The Nitrogeniibacter aestuarii genome has a window encoding:
- a CDS encoding NfeD family protein translates to MIEPLWWHWVVGGIALVLLELAVPAFFVIWFGLGALLVGGLLMIAPSLSFTTQIVIWTLTSVGMTVLWFKVFRSDKHTTTSGQAASVVGEVGMLVTAVAPYQPGQVRFQKPVLGAELWECRTEAEIAAGERVKVLSVEGSYVRVAPLH, encoded by the coding sequence ATGATCGAACCGCTCTGGTGGCACTGGGTCGTCGGTGGTATTGCGCTCGTCTTGCTCGAGCTGGCCGTGCCCGCCTTTTTCGTTATCTGGTTCGGACTGGGCGCCTTGCTGGTGGGCGGGCTGCTCATGATCGCGCCATCACTGTCATTCACCACCCAGATCGTGATCTGGACACTGACATCGGTCGGCATGACCGTGCTTTGGTTCAAGGTCTTCCGCAGTGACAAACACACGACGACCTCTGGCCAGGCGGCGTCGGTCGTCGGTGAAGTCGGCATGCTGGTGACGGCTGTGGCCCCTTATCAGCCCGGGCAGGTCCGTTTTCAGAAACCGGTGCTCGGTGCTGAACTGTGGGAATGCCGGACCGAGGCGGAAATCGCCGCCGGTGAGCGCGTGAAGGTGCTCTCGGTGGAAGGTAGCTACGTGCGCGTTGCGCCGCTTCACTGA
- a CDS encoding SPFH domain-containing protein: MTDALIVMIAVFIFVAVTIAKGVRLVPQGQEWVVERLGKYHSTLLPGLNIVIPYFDQIAYKLITKDIILDVQEQEVITRDNAVIRANAVAFIKVTDPVKAAYGVTDFAEAIRNLIMTTLRSIIGEMDLDEALSSRDKIKARLRESIADEAVDWGLSVKSVEIQDINPSPSMQQAMEMQAAAERSRKAMVTKAEGEKQAAVLEAEARLEAAKRDASAQVMLAEASAEAIRRVATAIGDNTAPVQYVLGEKYVSALQHLSASDNSKIVVLPADLNEAIRGFFSKK, from the coding sequence ATGACTGATGCGCTGATCGTCATGATCGCCGTTTTCATTTTTGTGGCCGTTACCATCGCGAAGGGCGTGCGCCTGGTCCCGCAGGGCCAGGAATGGGTGGTCGAGCGACTGGGTAAATACCACAGCACCTTGTTGCCCGGCCTCAATATCGTCATTCCGTATTTCGACCAGATCGCCTACAAACTGATCACGAAGGACATCATCCTCGACGTTCAGGAACAGGAGGTGATTACCCGTGACAATGCGGTGATTCGTGCCAATGCGGTGGCCTTCATCAAGGTGACCGATCCGGTCAAGGCGGCGTACGGCGTCACGGATTTTGCCGAGGCCATTCGCAATCTCATCATGACCACGCTGCGTTCGATCATCGGCGAGATGGATCTGGATGAAGCCCTGTCCTCTCGCGACAAGATCAAGGCCCGCCTGCGTGAGAGCATTGCCGACGAGGCTGTCGATTGGGGGCTGAGCGTCAAATCCGTTGAAATCCAGGATATCAATCCGTCACCGTCGATGCAGCAGGCAATGGAAATGCAGGCTGCCGCAGAACGCTCTCGCAAGGCCATGGTGACTAAGGCGGAAGGTGAGAAGCAGGCCGCGGTGCTCGAGGCTGAAGCCCGCCTAGAAGCGGCCAAGCGCGACGCCAGTGCCCAGGTGATGCTGGCCGAGGCATCGGCCGAAGCCATTCGCCGTGTCGCCACGGCCATCGGCGACAATACGGCCCCGGTTCAGTACGTGCTTGGTGAAAAATACGTGTCCGCCTTGCAGCATCTGAGCGCGTCCGACAACAGCAAGATCGTTGTCTTGCCGGCCGATCTCAACGAAGCGATTCGTGGTTTCTTCAGCAAGAAGTAG
- a CDS encoding coiled-coil domain-containing protein: MFGKRPDTTELSTQAIVLSDARKGRQWLIAIFMIGSLAALGYMGLSYLERMYSPAARVEELEQENARLSTQLESTQNELEKLRLNGDMERATQTELQNQIKSLDAELSKLREELNFFKKTKPKPSS, translated from the coding sequence ATGTTCGGCAAACGCCCCGATACGACCGAGTTGTCGACCCAGGCCATCGTCCTGTCCGATGCCCGAAAGGGTCGCCAATGGCTCATCGCCATTTTCATGATTGGATCCCTGGCTGCCCTTGGCTACATGGGGCTGAGCTACCTGGAGCGCATGTATTCACCTGCCGCCCGGGTTGAAGAGCTCGAACAGGAAAACGCTCGTCTCTCGACCCAGCTCGAAAGCACGCAGAACGAGCTCGAGAAGCTCAGGCTCAACGGCGACATGGAGCGGGCGACACAGACCGAACTGCAGAACCAGATCAAGTCCCTCGACGCGGAGTTGTCCAAACTGCGCGAAGAGCTTAATTTTTTCAAGAAAACGAAGCCCAAGCCGTCATCATGA
- the ppsA gene encoding phosphoenolpyruvate synthase, with protein sequence MTRYVIPFQELRMSDVESVGGKNASLGEMISQLPSSVRVPGGFATTADAYREFLAHQGLADKINAALDALDVDDVDALARTGAEIRQWIIDLPFPAKLEEEIKSAYEAITAEGEGSFAVRSSATAEDLPDASFAGQQETFLNIHGYENILHAMKEVFASLYNDRAIAYRVHKGFAHADVALSAGVQRMVRSDTGASGVMFSLDTESGFKDVVFITASYGLGETVVQGAVNPDEFYVHKPMLADGRPAVVRRNLGSKMIKMEFTTDKSAGKSVRTVDVAEADRNRFSLADEDVLELARYAVIIEKHYGRPMDIEWGKDGVDGKLYILQARPETVKSQQSGHVMEKYRLKQYGKSLAHGRAIGQKIGQGPVRVISDASEMNRVLPGDVLVTDMTDPNWEPVMKRASAIVTNRGGRTCHAAIIARELGIPAIVGCGNATEVLEEGDSVTVSCAEGDTGYVYRGKLEFEVITTDTGNLPEIPVKVMMNVGNPELAFEFAQIPNGGVGLARLEFVINNMIGIHPKAILELEQVPASLRNEILRRSRGYESPREFFIEKLVEGVATIACAFYPQPVIVRLSDFKSNEYRKLLGGDIYEPEEENPMLGFRGASRYIAHSFRDCFELECAAMRKVRDVLGLTNVQLMVPFVRNVEEGQEVVDLLAHHGLRRGENDLKLIMMCELPSNALLADDFLDIFDGFSIGSNDLTQLTLGLDRDSGLVAHAFDERDPAVKKLLSMAIQSANAKGKYVGICGQGPSDHADFAEWLMDEGIQTISLNPDTVVDTWLKLAAHEKQ encoded by the coding sequence ATGACTCGTTATGTCATCCCGTTTCAAGAACTGAGAATGTCCGACGTCGAGAGCGTGGGCGGTAAAAACGCCTCGCTGGGCGAAATGATCAGTCAGTTGCCCTCCAGTGTACGCGTCCCCGGCGGTTTTGCCACGACTGCGGACGCCTATCGCGAATTCCTCGCACATCAGGGCCTTGCCGACAAGATCAACGCTGCGCTCGACGCGCTGGATGTGGATGATGTGGACGCCCTGGCCAGGACCGGTGCCGAGATTCGTCAATGGATCATCGACCTGCCTTTCCCGGCCAAGCTCGAAGAAGAAATCAAGTCCGCCTACGAGGCGATCACCGCAGAAGGCGAGGGCAGCTTCGCCGTGCGTTCGTCGGCGACCGCAGAGGATCTTCCGGATGCCTCGTTTGCCGGCCAGCAGGAAACCTTCCTGAACATCCATGGCTACGAGAACATTCTGCACGCCATGAAAGAGGTGTTTGCCTCCCTGTACAACGACCGCGCCATTGCGTACCGCGTGCACAAGGGCTTCGCCCATGCCGACGTGGCTTTGTCTGCCGGCGTGCAGCGCATGGTGCGTTCCGATACCGGCGCCTCCGGCGTGATGTTCTCCCTCGATACCGAATCGGGCTTCAAGGATGTGGTGTTCATCACCGCCTCCTACGGCCTGGGTGAGACCGTGGTGCAGGGTGCCGTGAACCCGGACGAGTTCTACGTTCACAAGCCGATGCTCGCCGACGGCCGCCCGGCTGTGGTGCGCCGTAACCTCGGCTCCAAGATGATCAAGATGGAATTCACCACCGACAAGAGCGCTGGCAAATCGGTGCGCACGGTGGATGTGGCCGAAGCGGATCGCAACAGGTTCTCCCTCGCTGATGAAGACGTGCTCGAGCTGGCTCGTTACGCAGTCATCATCGAGAAACACTATGGTCGCCCGATGGACATCGAGTGGGGCAAGGATGGCGTGGATGGCAAGCTGTACATCCTCCAGGCTCGTCCCGAGACGGTGAAGAGCCAGCAGTCCGGCCATGTGATGGAGAAATACCGCCTCAAACAATACGGCAAGTCGCTGGCCCACGGCCGTGCCATCGGCCAGAAGATCGGCCAGGGTCCGGTGCGTGTCATTTCCGATGCATCGGAAATGAACCGCGTTCTGCCCGGTGATGTGCTCGTCACCGACATGACCGACCCGAACTGGGAGCCGGTCATGAAGCGCGCCAGCGCCATCGTCACCAACCGCGGTGGCCGTACCTGCCACGCGGCCATCATCGCGCGCGAACTGGGCATTCCCGCCATCGTTGGCTGCGGCAATGCGACCGAGGTGCTCGAAGAGGGCGATTCGGTGACCGTTTCGTGCGCCGAGGGCGACACCGGTTATGTGTACCGCGGCAAGCTGGAATTTGAAGTCATCACGACCGATACCGGCAATCTGCCGGAAATCCCGGTCAAGGTGATGATGAACGTGGGCAACCCCGAGCTGGCCTTCGAGTTCGCGCAGATTCCGAACGGCGGTGTCGGCCTGGCCCGTCTCGAGTTCGTGATCAACAACATGATCGGCATTCATCCGAAGGCCATCCTTGAGCTCGAGCAGGTGCCTGCCAGCCTGCGCAACGAGATTCTGCGTCGCTCCCGGGGTTATGAGTCACCGCGCGAGTTCTTCATCGAGAAGCTGGTCGAGGGCGTGGCCACCATTGCATGCGCGTTCTATCCGCAACCGGTCATCGTGCGTCTGTCGGACTTCAAGTCCAACGAGTATCGCAAACTGCTGGGCGGCGACATCTACGAGCCGGAAGAAGAAAACCCGATGCTGGGCTTCCGTGGCGCGTCGCGCTACATCGCTCACAGCTTCCGTGACTGCTTCGAGCTCGAATGTGCCGCCATGCGCAAGGTACGCGACGTGCTCGGCCTGACCAACGTTCAGTTGATGGTCCCGTTCGTTCGCAACGTGGAAGAGGGTCAGGAAGTGGTCGATCTTCTCGCGCACCACGGCCTGCGCCGCGGCGAGAACGATCTCAAGCTGATCATGATGTGCGAGTTGCCGTCAAACGCACTGCTGGCCGACGACTTCCTGGATATCTTCGACGGATTCTCCATCGGCTCGAACGATCTGACCCAGCTGACGCTCGGACTGGATCGCGATTCCGGTCTGGTGGCTCATGCCTTCGATGAGCGGGACCCGGCGGTCAAGAAGCTGCTTTCCATGGCCATTCAGTCGGCCAACGCGAAGGGCAAATACGTTGGCATCTGCGGGCAGGGGCCCTCGGATCACGCCGATTTCGCCGAGTGGCTCATGGACGAGGGCATCCAGACCATCTCGCTGAACCCGGATACCGTGGTTGATACCTGGCTCAAGCTGGCAGCGCACGAGAAGCAATAA
- a CDS encoding M23 family metallopeptidase — protein sequence MAFVIHSAKALTQSKVRAIDFRTLIAGVSATLLLTLGGGIWIGYGLAPANPEVSTSVLPVVVASEGETSAPEERFLIDRLGELSGRLFRLESEAETLAERIGVINTFEQRLKKSVPVIKPVNAKDGSVGGPMMPPVGARLSRTDPDAETDAPEITIASIEKQLEALDAALESIDAAASRRKLSHMLFPSREPVREARRSSNFGNRYDPFTGRRAFHSGMDFPAPQGTPIYASAGGKVVVAGWHREYGNKIEIDHGNGLVSRYAHAYKLLVKEGDVVSPGQKIALVGTTGRSTGPHLHFEILENGQFVNPAHYLIGS from the coding sequence ATGGCCTTTGTCATTCACTCCGCCAAGGCACTGACACAATCGAAGGTGCGTGCGATTGATTTTCGCACGCTGATTGCCGGTGTTTCGGCTACGCTGTTGCTGACGTTGGGCGGAGGTATCTGGATCGGTTACGGTCTGGCTCCCGCGAACCCGGAGGTGTCGACTTCCGTGCTGCCCGTGGTGGTGGCCAGTGAAGGAGAGACGTCTGCGCCAGAAGAACGCTTCCTGATCGATCGACTGGGTGAGCTTTCCGGTCGTCTGTTTCGCCTGGAGTCCGAGGCGGAAACCCTCGCCGAACGCATCGGTGTCATCAATACCTTCGAGCAACGACTCAAGAAAAGCGTTCCGGTGATCAAACCGGTCAATGCCAAGGATGGCTCCGTGGGCGGTCCGATGATGCCGCCGGTCGGCGCGCGACTCTCACGCACCGACCCCGACGCTGAGACCGACGCGCCTGAGATCACCATCGCTTCCATCGAAAAACAGCTCGAGGCTCTGGACGCTGCCCTTGAGTCAATTGACGCCGCGGCCTCGCGCAGAAAACTCTCCCACATGCTGTTTCCCAGCCGCGAGCCGGTTCGCGAGGCCCGTCGCAGTTCCAACTTCGGCAATCGCTACGATCCATTCACGGGGCGTCGCGCGTTCCACAGCGGCATGGATTTCCCGGCACCACAGGGCACCCCCATTTACGCCAGTGCAGGCGGCAAGGTGGTCGTGGCCGGTTGGCATCGCGAGTATGGCAACAAGATCGAAATCGATCACGGCAATGGTCTTGTGAGCCGCTATGCGCACGCATACAAGCTCCTGGTCAAAGAGGGTGATGTGGTCAGCCCGGGCCAGAAAATCGCACTCGTGGGCACCACGGGCCGTTCGACCGGCCCTCATCTGCATTTCGAAATCCTCGAAAACGGTCAGTTCGTCAATCCGGCGCATTACCTGATCGGCTCCTGA
- a CDS encoding bactofilin family protein, with protein sequence MFGRKKAKVPGASIEINKLSSLIADNVEIVGDVIFSGGLRVDGCVKGNVINKDEERALLVLSEQGRIEGSVKTHDAVVNGTIVGDLTVNHFLELQANARVTGNITYRQLQMDCGASVDGKLEKTGTDVEEKRNVVEFGDVSSGTKG encoded by the coding sequence ATGTTTGGTCGAAAGAAAGCCAAGGTGCCGGGCGCATCGATCGAGATCAACAAGCTGTCGAGCCTGATTGCAGATAACGTAGAGATCGTTGGTGACGTCATCTTTTCCGGCGGCTTGCGCGTGGACGGATGCGTCAAGGGCAACGTGATCAACAAGGACGAGGAGCGCGCGCTGCTCGTGCTCAGTGAGCAGGGCCGGATCGAGGGGAGTGTGAAGACCCATGATGCCGTGGTCAATGGCACCATCGTCGGTGACCTGACCGTCAATCACTTTCTGGAGCTACAGGCAAACGCTCGCGTCACCGGCAACATTACCTATCGTCAGCTGCAGATGGATTGCGGTGCGTCGGTGGATGGCAAGCTGGAAAAGACCGGTACCGACGTGGAAGAAAAGCGCAACGTCGTGGAGTTCGGCGACGTGTCTTCGGGTACCAAGGGCTGA